In a genomic window of Pseudoxanthomonas indica:
- a CDS encoding DUF1611 domain-containing protein, translating to MSQSFLRTDALPALPGPYLLFLGDVHEAGYAKTAFGLRDWAPERCVGEFACAGATVTTGLPFLTPAQAVAAGARSIVIGVANIGGQIPEAWITSLLQAMEAGLDVISGMHMRLGELVALRDAAAALGRQLIDVRQPPAGIPIASGHRRTGKRLLTLGTDCALGKKYTALALTRAFAQRGHAVDFRATGQTGILIAGRGMPMDAVISDFAAGAAELVSPDADPTHWDIIEGQGSLFHPAYAGVSLALLHGSQPDVVVICHQPGRERVLGHPQYALPSIEETIALTLQLGRRTNAGIRCGGVALNTAHLDATAAEALLRSESQRLGCAVADPMRPGPAFDQLVDACLV from the coding sequence ATGAGCCAGTCCTTCCTGCGCACCGATGCGCTGCCCGCGCTGCCCGGGCCGTATCTTCTGTTCCTGGGCGACGTGCACGAAGCCGGTTATGCCAAGACCGCGTTTGGCCTGCGTGACTGGGCGCCCGAGCGTTGCGTGGGCGAGTTCGCCTGCGCCGGCGCCACCGTCACCACCGGACTGCCCTTCCTCACCCCGGCGCAGGCGGTGGCGGCGGGTGCGCGATCCATCGTGATTGGTGTGGCCAACATCGGCGGGCAGATTCCCGAGGCCTGGATCACTTCGTTGTTGCAGGCGATGGAAGCAGGTCTGGATGTCATCAGCGGCATGCACATGCGCCTCGGCGAACTCGTCGCGTTGCGCGATGCCGCCGCCGCGCTGGGGCGACAGCTGATCGACGTGCGGCAGCCGCCGGCCGGCATCCCCATCGCCAGCGGCCACCGCCGCACCGGCAAGCGCCTGCTGACCCTGGGCACCGACTGCGCGCTGGGCAAGAAGTACACCGCGCTGGCGTTGACGCGTGCATTTGCGCAACGTGGCCACGCGGTCGATTTCCGTGCGACCGGCCAGACCGGCATCCTCATTGCTGGCCGCGGCATGCCAATGGATGCGGTGATTTCCGACTTCGCCGCAGGCGCGGCCGAACTGGTTTCGCCGGATGCCGATCCGACGCACTGGGACATCATCGAAGGCCAGGGTTCGCTGTTCCATCCGGCCTATGCCGGCGTCTCGCTGGCGCTGCTGCATGGCAGCCAGCCGGACGTGGTGGTGATCTGCCATCAACCGGGACGCGAGCGCGTGCTCGGCCATCCGCAGTACGCGCTGCCCAGCATCGAGGAAACGATCGCCCTGACCCTGCAGCTGGGCCGTCGCACCAATGCGGGTATTCGCTGCGGCGGCGTTGCCTTGAACACCGCGCACCTGGACGCCACCGCAGCCGAGGCCCTGCTGCGCAGCGAGAGCCAGCGCCTGGGCTGCGCAGTCGCCGATCCCATGCGCCCGGGGCCGGCCTTCGATCAGCTGGTGGACGCCTGCCTGGTCTGA